A segment of the Candidatus Paceibacterota bacterium genome:
ATCGGCGCCTACGAAAGCCAGCCGCTGAACTTGATTTGTCCGCCGGGTGTGGTCGTTGAATTTATGAGCAGGACGGGGGCAGTGGCTTCCTACAGCGTCACCGTGACAAGCGTTTGCCCGCAAGTGACCACTGTGTCTTCACCGGCGTCAGGCAGCCTGTTCCCAATCGGGGTGACGCCGGTCCAGGTTCAGGCGACGGACAGTTGCAGCAACAGTGCCCAGTGCAGTTTTACGGTCACCGTGCTGGGCGCGTTCGGCGTCAAGTCCAACGTCCTGGCCGAACTCACTGCCTTGCGTGCCAGCCTTGATCTCAATCCGCTGCTCGCTTGGAAGTTCGACCTGGCTATCGATCACCTGGCGAAATCACTCAATCCCGCATATTGGATTGACCAGACTCATCTTCAGCCCCGAAAAGGCAATATCGCCATGCATGAAGAGATGCTGGCGGTTATTCTGCTGGAGTGGATCATGGCCTTGCCACACTGCCCGGTGGATCCGGGGGTGCTGCAGGACTTCATCAACCGCATCGTTAAGTGCGACCGGTTACTGGCCGTCATCTGCATCGAAGACGCTGCCAATGCGGGGCTCCATCCCAAGAAGATTGCGGAGGACCTCGCCATGGTCGCCCGAGGTGATCGCGCGGCCGCGCGCGGACACTTTGCCGTTGCCATCGAACACTATCGGAATGCGTGGCGCCATGCGCTCATGTTGCGGCTCCGATGCTTCCCCAATCCCAACGGCACGACCCGGGTGGAATTCCAGGGCAATAACTGCAAGTCCTACCTCATCGAACGGTCCACGGACATGGCCAACTGGGTGGTCGCGGGGTCATGCGTGGCGGACGCCGAAGGCAACGTGGTATTCACTGATCCCAGCCCGCCGCAGCAGCAGTTGCGGTTCTACCGGGCGGCCGAACAATAAGCACTGCCACCATCTCTTCGGCAATCAGGAATGCAGGGCCGGGCCTGTGATGGCCGGCCCTCGGTTGTCCATGAACCCGTCCACCCGGGACGTATCACCATTGGCCGGCGAGGAAGACAGAGCGACCCCCTGCGCTGCGTCTATGCCTGTGCGCCGACTGGTCCCGGGCGGCGGGACTTCTGGCTTCACGCGGCACTCAAAGACCAAGGCTTGCGCATTGGCCGCGAGAGCATCTTATCCGCCTCGGCATCATGTTCGAAGCGTTCAGCTTTCGGATCCCACTTCAGCTTGCGGCCCAAGCGGAGCGAGATGTTGGCGAGGTGGCACACCGTTGAGACGCGGTGACCTATATCCACTGGAAAGTAGGGGTCCTTACGGCTCTTCACGCACTTGAGAAACTCGTCCATCTCGCCTTCGGGGTTGGTGTAGAGGTGAATTTCGTTGGGGCCGATGACTGATTTCAGAATATCAGGTGAACTGGCTTCCAGTTCGCCGCGCCAGCCGCGGTTGCCTACCCAGCCGTCGCTGCCAATGAACTTGATGCCCGGCGTGCCCGGGACACAGGTCATGATTACCCCGTTGGCATACCGGTAGGTCACATCGTAGTCCTTTACTGTGTCAAAGAGCCCTTCCGTCCAGTGAGTCCCCTTGCTCTCGACCTCAACCGGCCCGCTGCGTTCGGTGTCATTGGCCCACTGCGCTGTGTCAAATAAATGCGCGCCCCAATCGGGTATGATCCCACCCGAGTAATCCCAGATCCAGCGGAAGTTATAGTGCACACGGTCCTTGGTGTAGGGTGCGTAAGGTGCGGGGCCAAGCCACATCTCGTAGTCAAGGTCGGACGGCACGGGCTGGGGTGTCGGATCGCCCGGGAAGGTGGGGTGTTTGGGGAGAATGACCTCGATCTTCCGGAGCCTGCCAATGCGGCCATTGCGCACCAATTCGGCCATGCGGTGATACATCGGCAGCGAGCGGTCTTCGGTGCTGGTCTGGAAGACGCGGCGATGCTTCCGGATGGTCTGGATGAGGATTTTGCCTTCGTCAATCGAGAGGGTGGGCTTTTCGCACTGCACGTCTTTGCCCGCGCGGGCCGCCATGACGCTGATCAGCGTGTGCCAATGGTCCGGTGTTGAGATCACCACGGCGTCCACATCCGGCCGCGCCAGCACCTCGCGGAAGTCCTTGGACATGGCGCAGTCCTGGTTGTCGTACACTGAATCAACAATGGCCTTGGCCTTGCGCATGCGCCAGCCGTCCACGTCGCACACCATGAGCACACGAGCGGCGGGGAGTTTGAGGTACTTGTCGAGGTTCCAGCCCAGGCCATGGCCGCCGATGCCGATGAACCCGACGTTGATCTTGCGGCTGGGCGCGTCGGCTCCCAGCACGGAGGCAGGGATTAAATAAGGCAGCGCCACGCCCGCTGTGGCGGTCCGCAGAAAGTTGCGTCTCGAAATTCGGTTCATGCTTGGGGATGAGGTTCTGGTCTTCGAAGATGGATATTAGCAACTACGCGCTTTCCTGGGCGACAGAAATCCGCGCTGCCAGCTGGCAAGCCGGCACAGACAACGGCGTTCGACCATGCAGCACGCCCTTGACTTTGGCCTGCTCAGTTCGGAAAGTGCGTCAGAGCCTGACAGCTATGCCATTATACGAATACGAGCTTTGCGACGGGAGCTGCGCGGCGTGCGGCGGGAAGTTCACTTTGCGCCGGCCGCTTTCCGCTGCGCCCCTGACCAAATGCCCGGCGTGCAAGAAGCCGGTTCGCCGTGTATGGTCGTCCTTCAATTCGCCCAAGAAGCTCTCGATTTCGGACGCGAAGAAAGCCGGATTCACCGTCCTCAAGCGCGTTAACAAAGGCGAATACGAGCGCCAGTAGGGAACACCTCCGGCCCCGGCAGTTTCCTCCGGCGTCTCATCGGCCTAGGGATCGGGCTTTACAATCTGAGGCGCGCCTTGAATATCGAGGACGACGACCGAGGCAGTGTGGTCCGGCGCGGCGGCGGGCAGATTATTGATGGTGATGGAGTTGTTTTCAGCGGTGAAGGTTAGCGGCCGGCGGCCATCGAGCATGTGGGCGCGCAAAGGAGTGTTGGCAATCCCCTGCAGCACGAGTTGACGGTTGGTCGGCCATTCATAGACGAAGAGGTAGAGGCGCGTGCGGTCCGTGACAGCCTTCCGGCGCAGGTTCTCGAAGGGCTGGGCGGAACGCGGCTGGGAACCGCCGACGTCCCTGGTGGCGGCGAATTGCTTCTGCGTGCAGCGGCCCCAGGGCGTTTGCTCGAACGGGCTGGCCTGCGTGCCATAGATCGCCTCGCTATTGGCCTTCATCCACTTGCCGATGTCTTGCAGGCGCTCGACGCACGCGGCGGGGAACACGCCTTCGGCGGTGGGGCCGACATTGAGCAAGTAATTGCCGCCTTTGCTGGCGCAGTCAATCAGGTTGCGAATGAGCGTGGTCGAGGACTTCCAGTTCTGGTCGTGTTTGTTGTAGCCCCAGTGGTTGTTCATGGTCATGCACGATTCCCAGTCCACGCCGGGGCCAAAGCCGGTGGGCGGGATCTCCTGCTCTGGCGTGCCGTAATCACCAACGCCCTCGGTCCCCTTGTCCATGCCGGCCATGCCCGAGCGGCCTTTGCCCACGCGGTTGTTGATGATGATGTCGGGTTGGAGGCTGCGCACGTAGTTGTAAAGATCCAAACCGCGCTCGCGCGTCCAGGGCTTCTCCCATTCGCCGTCAAACCACAAGATGCCGAGCGGGCCGTAGCGGGTGATCAGTTCCCTGAGCTGGGCCTTCATGTAGGCGACGTAACGGTCCATGTCGGGCGTGCCGCTGGCCTTGTCATTCCAGGCGCGGCGGGTGCCCCAGTCGGGGTGATGCCAATCCATGATGGAATGGTAAAAACAGAGCCTGATGCCGGCGGCGCGGCAGGTGAGGGCCAGCTCCTTGAGCGGGTCGCGCCGGAAGGGGGTGGACTTGATGCACCAGTCGGTCTGGTCGGAAGGGTAGATGCCAAAGCCGTCATGGTGCTTGGACGTGATCACGATGTATTTCATCCCGGCCTCCTTGGCGAGGCGGACCCACTCCCTGGCTTTGAACTTCACCGGGTTGAACTGAGCGGCGAACTGCTCGTATTGGGAGACGGGCATTTTGGTTTCTTCGAGAAACCACTCACCGTAATTCGTCTTCCCGTTCCACTCGCCTGCGGGGACGGCATAAACGCCCCAATGGATGAAGAGCCCGAACCGGGCTTCACGGAACCAGGCCATGCGGGCATCACGCTCGGCGGCGGATTCGGCGGCCAGGACAACCAACGGCGCCGCGGTAAGCGACAGAAGGGGCAGAAGGAACACGAGTTTTGTGAGCTTCGATGTATTCATAGCGGTCTACGGTTTGGGTTCGTAAATGCAGACCTACCATATCACAGAGCGAGTGGCGACTGCAAAGCTTGAACAGTCAGCACCATTGCTCGCGCGGTTCTGGCGGTGACGGAGAGAAGCGGGCTGGCTTGCC
Coding sequences within it:
- a CDS encoding zinc ribbon domain-containing protein, giving the protein MPLYEYELCDGSCAACGGKFTLRRPLSAAPLTKCPACKKPVRRVWSSFNSPKKLSISDAKKAGFTVLKRVNKGEYERQ
- a CDS encoding Gfo/Idh/MocA family oxidoreductase, coding for MNRISRRNFLRTATAGVALPYLIPASVLGADAPSRKINVGFIGIGGHGLGWNLDKYLKLPAARVLMVCDVDGWRMRKAKAIVDSVYDNQDCAMSKDFREVLARPDVDAVVISTPDHWHTLISVMAARAGKDVQCEKPTLSIDEGKILIQTIRKHRRVFQTSTEDRSLPMYHRMAELVRNGRIGRLRKIEVILPKHPTFPGDPTPQPVPSDLDYEMWLGPAPYAPYTKDRVHYNFRWIWDYSGGIIPDWGAHLFDTAQWANDTERSGPVEVESKGTHWTEGLFDTVKDYDVTYRYANGVIMTCVPGTPGIKFIGSDGWVGNRGWRGELEASSPDILKSVIGPNEIHLYTNPEGEMDEFLKCVKSRKDPYFPVDIGHRVSTVCHLANISLRLGRKLKWDPKAERFEHDAEADKMLSRPMRKPWSLSAA
- a CDS encoding alpha-L-fucosidase — translated: MNTSKLTKLVFLLPLLSLTAAPLVVLAAESAAERDARMAWFREARFGLFIHWGVYAVPAGEWNGKTNYGEWFLEETKMPVSQYEQFAAQFNPVKFKAREWVRLAKEAGMKYIVITSKHHDGFGIYPSDQTDWCIKSTPFRRDPLKELALTCRAAGIRLCFYHSIMDWHHPDWGTRRAWNDKASGTPDMDRYVAYMKAQLRELITRYGPLGILWFDGEWEKPWTRERGLDLYNYVRSLQPDIIINNRVGKGRSGMAGMDKGTEGVGDYGTPEQEIPPTGFGPGVDWESCMTMNNHWGYNKHDQNWKSSTTLIRNLIDCASKGGNYLLNVGPTAEGVFPAACVERLQDIGKWMKANSEAIYGTQASPFEQTPWGRCTQKQFAATRDVGGSQPRSAQPFENLRRKAVTDRTRLYLFVYEWPTNRQLVLQGIANTPLRAHMLDGRRPLTFTAENNSITINNLPAAAPDHTASVVVLDIQGAPQIVKPDP